The Colias croceus chromosome 18, ilColCroc2.1 genome has a window encoding:
- the LOC123699639 gene encoding probable G-protein coupled receptor Mth-like 4 has translation MWFVIVLGLLTSVNCEKINTACCLPEQGLFVDGQNTCENAVTKIRTPTRLTCNSTDQISMTIFNFTIKDDGTLSILDELFDTDVEYEKYCVAGSIVNQTEGLLVFCSEDEEKLIEGNVLEYCMIVSVVFLTLTAFIYCILPEVRDLQGKSIINFCLSLATGLGILALMKLMEYSDMNLCAVRGFLTYFFLLASFFWMNAIALQMMFYIKRPFMHDYGWRPFIWYALYAWGCPTLLTVCMAIVNFHPGKHQKPGIGLNTCWFFNTRQQWYYMYSVMSIIIILNIFIFIYISMYMWRQKFSSTHVKAMRYKFTMSVRLFVLLGLPWISEMISTLSTASIVWVVLDIFNTLQGPVIFLVLVVFRQRVVKALYKRGYLDCISGVVERYLAVADDDEDIVQHTADVAMDDRKLEL, from the exons atGTGGTTTGTAATTGTTTTGGGTTTATTAACTTCAGTGAACtgtgaaaaaattaatacagCTTGCTGCCTACCGGAGCAAGGTTTATTTGTGGATGGGCAGAATACTTGTGAAAATGCTGTTACCAAAATTCGAACACCGACACGATTAACATGTAACAGTACGGACCAAATATCTATGACcattttcaattttacaataaaagatGATGGGACTCTCAGTATATTAGATGAACTATTTGACACCGATGTAGAATATGAAAA gtaTTGTGTAGCAGGGAGCATAGTAAATCAGACGGAAGGTTTGCTGGTGTTTTGTTCTGAAGACGAAGAGAAGCTTATAGAAGGCAATGTACTCGAATATTGTATGATTGTTTCCGTCGTATTTCTTACGCTCACAGCGTTTATTTACTGTATATTGCCAGAAGTAAG aGATCTTCAAGGAAAAAGCATCATCAATTTCTGTCTGAGCTTGGCTACGGGTCTTGGAATTTTAgctttaatgaaattaatggAATATTCTGATATGAATTTATGCGCAGTAcgag gatTTTTGACATACTTCTTTTTATTAGCGAGTTTCTTTTGGATGAACGCTATCGCGTTGCAAatgatgttttatataaa GCGACCATTCATGCACGATTATGGTTGGAGGCCTTTCATCTGGTATGCACTTTACGCCTGGGGGTGTCCCACActccttactgtatgtatgGCAATCGTTAACTTCCACCCTGGGAAGCACCAGAAACCTGGCATTGGTTTGAACACATGTTGGTTTTTCA ataCGCGCCAGCAGTGGTATTACATGTATAGTGTTATGtcgattataataatattgaatatcttcatatttatttacatatcgATGTACATGTGGAGGCAAAAATTTTCATCGACGCATGTAAAGGCAATGCGCTATAA GTTTACGATGTCTGTAAGGTTATTCGTTTTATTGGGATTGCCTTGGATATCGGAAATGATCAGCACATTATCCACAGCAAGTATTGTTTG GGTTGTATTGGATATATTTAACACACTGCAAGGGCCAGTAATTTTTCTGGTTCTTGTCGTATTCCGTCAACGAGTCGTTAAGGCACTATACAAGCGAGGCTATTTGGATTGCATCTCTGGAGTGGTCGAGAGATACTTGGCAGTTGCAGACGACGACGAAGACATCGTTCAGCACACAGCCGACGTCGCTATGGACGACCGAAAATTGGAATTGTGA
- the LOC123699641 gene encoding G-protein coupled receptor Mth2-like, with amino-acid sequence MLEQRHCLQFCVILVFALLASVNCGQIQSTCCSAEKGILMDGLDYCEHPTNGTRTPLDLKCNKTDHFYLEYFNISLAEDGSLEMKGDINTRIPVGEFCIADRTVNESEPVLVLCNINEDPVEENNVIQYCMVISVVFLLLTAIIYCLLPELRDLQGKSIINFCISLSLALSLFAVARLAPAADLVFCSIQSFLVYFFFIATFFWTNAISIQIFLSIRRPVVHDYGWKVFSFYALYAWGCAALLTMCLAIVNFHPGNHQKPGIGIYTCWFKDKYQQWYYMYSVMAIIIFLNTAIFIYTSVHLWRQSFSSTHIKAMRYKTGMTLKLCIIMGLPWIFEMISSLMKPHIIWTILDVFNVLQGPLLFLILVVFRRRVIKALYKKGYLDCMSGMVEKHLAVADDDEDIVEHTTALGLEDK; translated from the exons ATGCTTGAACAAAGGCACTGTTTgcaattttgtgttattttggTGTTTGCCTTGTTAGCGTCAGTGAATTGTGGCCAAATACAATCGACATGCTGTTCTGCGGAGAAAGGAATATTAATGGATGGTTTGGATTATTGTGAACACCCGACTAATGGGACTCGAACACCGTTAGATCTTAAATGCAATAAGACGGACCACTTTTATTTAGAATACTTTAACATATCTCTGGCGGAGGATGGGTCCCTTGAAATGAAAGGAGATATCAATACTAGAATACCGGTAGGAGA GTTCTGCATAGCAGACAGGACGGTCAATGAGTCGGAGCCTGTGCTCGTGTTGTGCAATATTAATGAGGATCCAGTGGAAGAGAACAACGTCATCCAGTATTGTATGGTTATATCCGTTGTGTTTCTACTGCTTACTGCTATTATCTACTGCTTGTTACCGGAATTAAG AGACCTTCAGGGGAAGAGTATTATAAATTTCTGCATAAGTCTATCATTAGCTCTAAGTTTGTTTGCCGTGGCAAGACTCGCGCCAGCGGCAGATTTGGTATTTTGTTCTATTCAAT cATTTTTAGTGTACTTCTTTTTTATTGCAACCTTCTTTTGGACGAATGctatttcaatacaaatattCCTCAGCATAAG GAGGCCCGTGGTGCATGATTATGGTTGGAAGGTATTCTCCTTCTATGCGCTATACGCATGGGGATGTGCTGCCCTTCTCACAATGTGTTTGGCCATTGTTAATTTCCATCCCGGAAACCACCAGAAACCAGGCATTGGGATTTATACATGTTGGTTTAAAG ATAAGTACCAGCAGTGGTATTACATGTACAGCGTTATGGCCATCATAATATTTCTGAACACagccatatttatttatacatctGTACATTTATGGAGGCAGTCATTTTCGTCGACCCACATCAAGGCAATGCGATACAA AACTGGAATGACCTTAAAGTTGTGTATTATAATGGGATTGCCATGGATATTTGAAATGATCAGCTCTTTAATGAAACCCCATATCATTTG GACTATATTGGACGTTTTTAACGTCTTGCAAGGACCTCTACTGTTTCTAATCCTCGTGGTGTTCCGTCGACGAGTTATCAAGGCGCTGTATAAGAAAGGTTACCTGGACTGCATGTCAGGGATGGTTGAAAAACATTTGGCGGTCGCTGATGATGACGAAGATATCGTTGAACATACTACCGCCTTGGGCTTGGAAGATAAATAG